One Lachancea thermotolerans CBS 6340 chromosome B complete sequence genomic window, GTTTCATTGTCCACATATTCATACATTTGACAAGAGCGGTAAGGTCTTTCTCCGCTCTGATTCTTTCGAGATATTCACTCATTTGCTTGAGCTCTGCGTAGCTCTGtttgaaaatattgaaATGGTTCAAAAGCACAGATTGGAGGTTCAGTTCTTCGGAAACGGAGTTCCATTGTTCATACGTACGCATTTTATCGAGAGCTTTGCGGAACATCATGCCTACTAAACTTTCATATCTCAGGCGATCCGCAGCTTCTTCACACTCTGTCCTCAAATACCGAGTCCTTGTTCTCCACACTTTTAGGTATCGCACAATAAGGACCTGGCCTGTCAAAGATGAGTATTGGTCCAGAAGTATCTCATGCTTCAGCCTCATCTGAACCTTCAAACTAGCCAGCCATAAAGTCATATATCTCCGTTTACACTCAGCATCTGACTCAGTTCGGTATTTTCTCGCAACTGCATCTAGCTTTTTCACGCGCTGAGCAACAAGCCTCATTTTAGTGATCACCCTGGTTTTCGCAAAGAGGAAAGCTTTGGATCTGAGAGTTTCGTagttttccttctttttggcccAGCGGAAGAAATACTGTTTCACTACTAGGGAGTTGTGACATTTTATTGTGATACTCGTCAGGTCGTTAAAGTTTGCGTATTTCCGTTTCCATTCATGCCGCCAGAACAGCcttaaaaaatttgattCATACGCTTTAAGCTGCAGGTTCAGCTCTGTAGCTCTTTGCCAACGCTCAAAAATAAGTCGAGTAGAACTTTCACGCTTTCGCCTCTCATTCCTGGAGTACGCACATTTtagctgaaaaagttcgAAATACTTTTGACTCATAGCTCTTTGATAATGATCGtttgccttcttttttaCCATAACACGGTTCCGCCATAGCGTGCAGTACTTACAACAGAGTAAAGCATCTTGTCTGAGAGTGTGCTCGCTAAAGAGCTGTCTCTCATTCAATCTCTTACGCCAGACGTCACAAAAGAAATATTTTAGAAGGGTGAAGTGGATCGACTCTTTGGCAGCTGCCTCTCTTTCTTTCCATGTGAATGCAGATTTCAGCACTTTTAGTGCCATTTTCCGCTGAAAAATgagttcaagaatttcaaggtgttttgttttttctACCCTTTGAATCAAACGTTCCTTCCAGAGGATTAATATAGGGCTCAAAACTAGgctcttctcaagaatACGAGCTTTATCACTTAGGGAATCTAAGTTTCGATACTTCTGTCGAAATTTCCTGAAAAAGAGGCCCTCGGTAGGAGCACTTAGCTGTCGTCTAGTCTCCTTTAGACGAGCAGCTAGCCTCCATGTCGTAAAAAAACGGCCcaagcagcttttcgaGTGCGCTCGAAGTGCAAGTTCACGAGATCTTATTTGCAAAGTATAGGCCTTTTGAATAGTCTTGaattctttttgaattaaAAAAGCATCGGCTAACTCTTGCTTAATTTTTTGCTCATCCATACGCTTCATCCACTTATCTGTAGCATTGGAAAGGCTCTTGAAATTATAAAAACTATCGGCCTCTCCTTTAAGATCTTCAGACCTGAAGCGATAGGTGTTCTCCCATCTTTGCAAATGTTTTTGCTTGATATACGAGTTCCATATATCAGTGAGTTGCCTCAAGTTCAATTCAAGCTCAGTTTGCAATTTCCATCTTGTAAAATTAATCTTTAATGAATGTCTCTTGCTTTTAAACTCGAACAGGGCGAGTGCAATGTAGATGTTCTTGGGGTTCATCATAAATGTATCCAACAATGCAACAAAACTTGGTGTGATTTCCCAacctttttccagctcgtTCTGCAACTCCAACAAAGATTCGTTTTCCAATGGGTTCAacccttcttcaacaagtaACTCGACAAATCTCTTTAAAATCATCAGGAAATCTAAAGAGAAACCATTTCTCAAAAGGAAAACCTGcgttttgttgaacaacAATAGGATTAAAGCATCATCACATTTAGCGCGGTTTTTGGAGGTGAAATTAGGGTCGAACTCCCCGAATATCTGCGAAAGGTCACCCAAGTAACCCGTTTCCTTAGCTGGATGAAATGGTAAGTGATAGAGCGGCTCTTCAGGCTCGTCTGGTGGGTTCAGGTGGTTATTTTCGGGCAAAAACTGCGAACTAGAAGCctttgcttctttcagaaGGTCATGGATGtcctttttgagcaaagaGCCAGTAGAGTACATAGAGTCACCATGTATCAGTGCTGAGGTTAGCTGGTCATCTTGAGCAGTAAAACGAGTCGACAGTGACGCCTTTGTACCCAGCCTGCTCATTTGCAAGACTTAGTATTGTAAACAATTTGAGTGGATGTTCGTTGAaattgacttttttgaccaagTTTATAGTTGAAAACACGATAATTGTCTGTCCTAAAAATGTATTACAAGTGTTCATCGTTGCTTAAAACAGTAGGAGAGATGTTGTCTGCAACTCGCTTAGCAGCGATCTTTTTACTCTTCCTGAATTTTGTCGTGGGCGACCTGGATGCAGGAATTATCCCCAAGTTATGGGAGAATCTTGAACTCCACAGAACGATTGATGTGAGCAGATCGTACactcaagaactggttGACATTCgaatcaaaaacattcACGATGAACCAGTTCGTCAATATTACTTCGTgcttccagaagaagtctttgatgcaatttctcttttctcttcaacgCTAAAAGGAGTTGACGCCTATATTGAGAGTGCTATTATGCCAgaacaaaattttgtcGCCAATGGGCGGACTATCAAAGTAGGGGTTATCGGCTTGCCATCGCCAATTGAACCAGGGCACGAAACTAGCATTTTATTGAACTTGGTGTACAACTCCAGGTATCAGCCCTACCCTGGCCATGTGGACTTAGGTGAGGAGCAGAAGTTGCTTTTACGCACCAACAGATTCCCTATCTCAGCTTATAACACACAAAAGTACACGCTAGAGTTTCAGGGCTCCTCTtcatttgaagagcttcaatCCTTCAATGGCGAAGAACATGCTGGAATGGTTGCAAACGGCAAAATGGTCGTCGGGCCCTTCGATTCGATTATGCCTTATGAAGACTTCTCGCCTATCGAAGTGGTTTTTGAGCATAACACTCCGCTTCCTAGGGTCTCTCATTTAAAAAGAGATATATGGGTGTCGCACTGGGCCTCCTCTCTGCAATTTGAAGAATATTACGAACTAATTAATGACGCCGCGTCTCTAAAATCTGGCTTCTCTAGAGCTGACTACATGAAAGGCCAACATGCTTTAAAGAAGGGAGGACATTTGACTGCGCTTGAGATGATTTTGCCTGACAGCTCTGAAGCTCATTACTGCACCGATCTGGTGGGCGCTGTGTCgactttcaaagttctAAAGGAtcacttttttttgaagcccaGATACCCTCTTTTCGGAAACTGGAAATACAACTTCACAGTCGGATGGACGAATCAGCTTTCGCAGTTCCTCCACTCACAAGAAGACGGATCTGACACTTATATCCTTTCCTTCCCTATATTGAATGGGCCTGCTGATACCGTGTATGACAGCGTCTCATTATCCATCTATCTTCCCGAAGGTGCTGAAGTGCTAGACGTTTGGTGTCCACTCCCCGTCCAAAAAACTGAGGTCACCACTGAAAAGTCATATTTTGATCTCAATCAAGGACACACGAAGGTAAACATTGAATTAAAAAATTTAATTGACAGGATTGCAGGAAGTGAAGCTTTTGTGAGGTACAAAGTTACAAGTACAACTTTTTACAAGAAACCCTTCTCGATAGCGGTCTCCGTCTTTACTGCTTTAATGGCctactttttcttgaagcatATTTCGTTGATGATAGATAGTTAAGCACCATGATTGCTTGCGTGCATGAAAAAAGCGCTCTCAGCGGCATGAGCCAAGTGCCCAATTGCCACGGTAGGGCATTGTATTTAGCCTTTTTTAAAGCCCCCTCCATATACATTTTTCAACGACTTCGTAAGATTTGTTGCTTTGGGTTTTTAATAGACCCATGTGCTGAAATTCGGATATCGACTGCACGAACCAGACCAACATCATCTTGTCCAACAAATTGTCGaggcctttttcttttagCAAGATCGATAACTTCTCCCTATCCTCATGACGCAGGTCGGATTCCTTGTTTTCCACGCTGTAATTTACAAAGTTCGCTATTTCGGATCTGGGTAGGGTTTCCTTgaaagccaagaaaaaaTCATAGAGGTTTATGATCGAACTAGCTTCTCTGTAGAGACTGAATAATTGGCAAAGTGGTAGATCTACGCTACTATTGAACTCGGCCTCAAAAGGATCTTTTATCCCCGGGAGCCTTTTCGCTGGCGGCAGCATTCTATCGGAATTGATTAGGTTGTTTTCCAGGTTTGTTCTAAGAAATGGAAATAGGGATTGAGAAAAAAGTTCTTTGCTGTTGTCCAGTGTGAAAAGTTCCTGAAATATTATGTCCACAGGCTCgaacttcaaaatatcCTCGAACTGTTGACATTCAGGCCATCTCTGTAAAAATTCATGTAACTTCCCAGTAAGCATATGATAGTAAAGATCTATCAGGTTGTAGTTGAAGACTCCTAGTTGGTTCTCGAGAACATCGACAACCAACTTCAAATGGTCATTGATGGGATTTTCTCGTACAAGAAACTCGGTAAAAAACTCCTCCAGAGTTGAGTTTTTGTTATCTAGTAATGCCATTATCTCCTCAGAGGGTGCATGCGCGTGTACCATACCTTCAACAAAAGTCATGAATGTAGGACATTTCAGGAGCGGAGGTAAGTAGTTTTCGTCAAAGTTCACAACATTCGTTGGATCAATGAAAACAGAAAACggattttggaagaaataAGACATAAGAGAATAGTCCAGGATTTTTATTAGCAGCTGGAGATTATGTGTAGCATTGTTGGACATTTTATCGAGAATAAACTTGATGAACTCCGCGGATAAGTTTAGCTTCCCATCAACAGTGttcagaaagctctgaaAGGTCTGGTTTGCATATTTGTGGCCCTTGTTATGAGAGAGGTCAATGACTGTGAAgtcttttttcaagagacGAATGGTTGATTGCCgcaaatttttttgaatgttCGATAGATTTGTGTTTATGTTCAGAACAAGGCatatttcaacatctttGTAATTCAAAGCAGACTTTAGTAGGATTATGAAatcatcaagaacttgggAATTGAATGAATCAACATCTTTGAAGTTAAATATAAGTTTCAGCCtcttgccaaaaagcttccgaaaattttgaacgagGGAGAGATCATATGAGATTCCGAGTGGGGATGTTCGTGGCAGCTCACCCATATCTCCTTCAGGGgcaaagctttctttctcaTCAGTTTTAACTCGCAGGGGGGCTTCCGTTGCGCTCAGGAGCTTAAACATTGACCTTCTCAACATCATCCTAACGTTAGGGGACTCTTTTGGAGTTAGGTCTATGATGGCCTGCATCGTTTTAGAATTTTGCTCATGCAGTTCTATTGTTGTTGTACTATCCGAGCCAAGTAGAAAGAGGCAGTTGAATGAGGGTGACGTTCGTTTGCTTGTGTCCTTGGAAAGCACGCTTGAAATCTCTCGGTACATGTCTATACTGACTCTGTgaacaatttcttcaacctgCGCATGGAACTGGGAATGAAGCTGATGATAAAGAACCCATCGCTTGTTAACCATCTGCATGGATTCTTTGCCTGCCAGCAATTTCACGAAAGGATCAATCCCTTTCTCACATGATAttctccttcttttgaCTTTAGGGCATACTGTGTAGTGTGTCTTTTGAGCTTCCGCAAACTCGTTGAGGCTCATTATGCCGTATCCTCTGCTGTCATTATTAAGGCTTCATCATCTCCAGCAGCTTTTGACAATAATTATATTGTCATCAGCCAAACTTGACATGAGATTTTGGTCGGGTAACAGCCTCATTGATATGGTGGCTACAAGAGACAGAGTTGATCAAGCCCAAGAAAGTATCCTTGAGAAGAAGCGACGGTTGCAAGAGAGATTTTGGTGTGGAAGTTCTTTCTAGCATTTAAAGTGAATGCTCAACTTAAGGCcttgtctttcttggagTTAATTTGATTGACTGCCCACCGTCCCTCGTATCCAAAAATGCGCGATTTATATCTCAACAGCGCAGAGCGTATCTTTACTGAGAACCAGAAGACTAGAACGAAAATTAGTCACTACCTTTGTTTGGAATATTACGCACACAGGGAAAGTTTTTTACTTTATGTATACGCAAAGCTTAGCTCCGTGTTTaaaatgttgaaatatTGAATAATTGCATGGCAATCATCAGGTGAATCTTACGACAATGTTCAAATGCAAGAAGAGGGACCCAAAAACAGAGACCATTCATTTACAAACATTATTTACAGGCGCGCGTCATGCCATAACTTGTCACATACCGATGTAGTGCTGAGGGTAGAAGGGGGTATTGATGGCGGCAAAGATCAGAAGTGTAGGTTTAGTAACGTGTGCTACACTACCTAAATCTGATTGCGAATCGTAACATCTCATTCACCAGACATTCTCTGATTCCCCCTTCATCCTAGGGACTCGTACAGGCTCCCAATCTTGCTCACCAAGCCCCTGTAAACGATAATACTCTTCCTTTATATCAAATTGTCTCTTGTTTGCCTTCATTTTAACTAAATCATCTTCGCTcatctcttgaattttgcGGTCCTTCTGTTCATATCTAACTGCAGTAAAACCAGAAAGCCAGTAGGAGCCTAGAACGATTATTGAGCAAAAAGGCAGCCCGAAGTACAGAAAGGGATTTTTCTTCATACGAGCCTGGTACTTACCGGCGATAGAGGCTTCATAGGCAAGTTGCTGTCGTCTGGACCTAAACTTCCTATCTCCGAATGACATTATCtgcttccttcttctcgccTATTGTACCTACCATGGTCAATGTATGTTGCCCTGAGTAATTTAACAAAATGCGTTTTTGACATCGCGCACGTGAAAGAAGGGATGTCACAAAATCGTGAAGTGACACTATGCCAAAATGTTGTTTATATTCTCTGCTGCCAGTTTCAGCGAAAATGGCTTCGATGCTTGGTTCCAACCAAAACACCCCCAAACCAGAATTTGCCAAATGCATCCAACCTATCATAGAAACTGACTACATGACGACCGCTATATCAATGGATTTCAATACTGCCAGTTTCAGAAGTGAAAATAGACACTATAGCATTACGGAAAGTATTCTTACCACCTTTCTAAATACAACAAGAGCGGGCTCGGCACAGAAGCACACTGGCATGTCATTTGATGCTTTAATATCCAGTCTCGTAGTTTCAATAGTTTACTGTGGCTTGCAGACGCTTCTATTCACCATGTTGCGGGGAAAGCTTAAGACGCTTTATCAGACGCGTAATTTTCAATTGTCAGAGGCCAATGAAATGCGCTCGCTACAAGAAAACGGACCACTAGGCTGGGTAAAGTCTGCTTGGAAAACTCCTCTCAACGAATACAAGCGAGCCAACGGCCTTGAttccttttttttccttaGGTTCATGAAGGCATTTGGATTATTTTTTCTGAGTCTATCCGTAATCAATATTCCTGTTCTTATCCCCATCCATTATTGTTCAGGGGCCAAGGTATTAAGGCAAAGGTGTAAAATAGATAGTTTGCAAGCCTTTAACGAAACTGAAGCGAGATTAACATCACACTTTTTGGAAATAGAGGATTCCTTGAAGGCACAAGGGCTCGATAAACTCTCAATCTCTAACGTTTCACTACAGCATGCCGACAGGTTAATTTTCCACTTCATTCTCGCAGCGTTCGTCGTGCTATGGTTTCACGCACTATTAATCAAGGAGTTAAAATTCTTTATTGCCGAAAGAAacaaagctctttcaaataaCGAGGTCCCAGGATCCTTCTACCAATCAGTTCTATTCCTAGATAACATACCAAGGGATATGTTTTTAAACAGAGCACAGCTTCCCAAGCTGTTTCGTTTTGCAGACTCAAATGATATACAGCTGACTTTCTTGCCTACAAACTACCAGCGTTTGAAAAAGTATTACCAAAAAGATAAGAAGATTATTGACAAGTTGGAACATCTCCAGCTTAAACTGATTGTACTTCAGTCGAACCAGTGTGGTACTCAAAAAGCACTCCCTCCTAACGAGCGTGCTGTCTCCGGCTTTGCAACGGATGTTTCTGATAAATATGCAGTACGCACAAACAAACTCGGGCGGAAAGCTGAGAGCGCCCAACAGTGCTACGGACCCGAGCGTTCGAAAAAAATCTATAATAATGGCACTGCTAGGAAAATTCGGAAAGAAAAGGTGTCAAGATATGGATGCGCTCGCTGGGCTAGTAAACTTCGATTGTCTTCTCATAATTTGAACATCACAATAAAGCACATATCTAAGCAAAAAAGCCacatcaagatcaacaCAAGATGGCTTCGAGCCTTAGGGATTCCCAGTTCATTTAATATTATTAAGTTCAGACTCAATAAGGATCAGGCCAGAGAATCACTAATGAAGGCCCTTGAAAAATTGGCGACTGAGCTAATTCAGAATCGAGAAAAGTGGAAGGAATTGAGCGAGAAGCCAACACCGTTCGTGGCAGATGGAGATCAAAAGCAGGAAGAGCACCCAAAAAAATTATTCATAACTTTCAAGAGTTCGAGAACTGCTCATCTTTTCGCTCAAGTCTTGATTTCTGATAAATTTAAGGAGCTCAATAATGTGATAATAGGACCAAACCCAATTGACATGATATGGAGTAACGTAATACAGTCAAGCAGGTGGCTGAAAGTGGTTCGCATCATTTTCGCTGATCTCATCGCAGTTTTAGTCATTCTCGGTTGGGTTCTGCCGGTAGCATTCGTCGGCTTGATATCCCAAGTCCCCAACATGAAAATACTGGTGCCCTTTTTTACTTGGTTGGATTCTGATAACGCCTTTTTTAGCAGCGTTTTGTCAAGCTTGGTTCCTATTCTTTTCCTTATTTTTCTCATTGACATTGTTCCTTTTATTTTTCGATGGCTTAGCATACTAAAGGTGAACAGGACTGGTGCTGAAATTGAGTTGGATGTGCAAAGGTGGCTgttcgtttttttttttgttcacaTTTTCCTCGTTGTAACTGTCTCCTCCGGAATATCGGTtatatttgaaaaactaATAAACAATCCTACTAGCCTTCCAGATCTGCTAGCAGCCAActtgccaaaaagttcCAACTTTTTTTATTCATTTATTTTTATCAGAGGGTTGGCTTACTTCGGTGGAAATCTACTGCAGgtgaaagagcttctctttgagttATTTTACTACCGTTGGTGCATCAGAACCCCCAGAAAAGTTCGGAAAAGAATGGAGGTAGTCTCTGAAAACATGTGGGGCTCAGTATATCCCTTATTTTCAACTATTGCCAGTATTGGCATCGTTTACAGTGTGATTGCGCCGTTAGTACTCATTTTCGCCACAGTTACGTTTCTTATCGTCCAGTTTTCATTCAAGTGCCGCCTGAATCATCAGCAACACAGCCGAGGTAAGTCTGAAACTTTCGGGAAACTTTATCCTCAAGCACTGATGCAGTCATATGCAGGAATTTACTGCCTCGAAATTTGCATGATAGGGCTATTTGCGCTTTCAAATCGGTACGTGCTAGTGATTTGTATGGCATTGGTTTTTATCTTCACAATTCTAGCtcatttcaaaatttcgaaATTCTATGACAAGTACATCAACTTTTTACCGTTAAAGGAAGATGAAGAATCACTGCTCACCGAGCACCCAAGAAAAGACCTGTTCCCCTTTTTTGTGAAGGAAAAGTGCCTCTGGATTCCACAAGATTCATCTGGGGCTTCGAATGACCAGTGCCATTTGATGAAcgaaaagtttgatatCTTCTGCCGCAATGAGGGGTGTTTTTTTGATGGTGCCACTGGCAgcctcaattttttgtagcACACCCCACTTTAAAATAGCCTTTCTACAAATCAGTAGATTTCATTGAAATGTCATCATTCTCTGTCTTTTCCTCTCTCgtgtttttgcttcttggccaTAAGCTTGGTAGTTTTATGAATTGGAATCGTGGCTCAACGCACCGCTCAACGAACCACTTTTTGATCTGAGATTCTATTAAGCTGCCAATCTTAGGTATATCTTGCAATTTCGATCTGGCACCTATAAGAGATTTGACATCGAATTCCATGCGGTATTCAGGTGAaaaagaaaacatcaaaaagtaGCCACCATTTTCCGAACCATACGATGCTTCGTTTTCTGAAGTGGGAACAAATTCCTCTGCAGTCGTCAAAGAGACGGTCAAACATGCCTGAAAACGCACAATCGAAACGGTGAGCTGGATGGGAAGAGCGGCTGTAAACGGTTTTGGATAGTTGACCAATAGCTTGGTCTCAATGCCTAGTGCAAGCCGGTCACTGAGATCAATATCTATTTTAGCCTCGAGTCTCTGCTTGTTAGAATTTGGCGAATATTGGATGCGACAGTTGGATAGAATAGGGAAATCTTCGCCAATGTCAAGTTCTGTTATCTTGATTGTGTCGAGATATTGAGGCAGCTCTCCAGACTTCCTTGCAATAAAATTATTGAGCGAATGAACAATGTTGTCTTTCTGCAAGGCTTCTTCACGAAATTGTTGAATAGTTTGTCCGATTAAGACGTTGAACCAATCCAAAGTCTCTGGGGAATGTGTCTCAACATTGTAATATGTTTTCTCTAAAATTGTGTTGATTTGCGAAAACTTGCGGTCGGTATCAGTGTTTTCGGAGGAATCAGCACCATCACTTTCTCCTCTTTTTATGATGGATGACAAAAAATGAGAGGTTGAGGTTGATAGTAAGGGCGAAACGTATGCAGAGTCTCTTTTTGGACCTGACTTCCCTCCTTTAGGACCTTCCGTCTTTATGGGGCCTTCACTGAAaataaagaacttgatgaaaaaaATGAGCACCACTATTACACTTAATTGTCCTATGACAAGTCCTTGCGCAAATGACCATGCAGAGAACACTGAGCCTTTTGAGCCAACCCCTGAATCAAGCGACAGATGGAGCCCATTTTGAAACTTCTGTTGAGACGAGTCTCGAACTGCCTCAATTATTGAATCAGATGCGCTTTCAAGAATCCCTTGTTGCCTTTTTTGCAAGTTTTCTAGGAAAAGCTGTTGTAAATGTAGAGGTAAAGTGTTGCTCAAGTATTCATCGAGCGATACAAGGGACTCATTGGATTCAATAGAGAGATCAGCCCCGAAAGTTGATGCATTTTCAAGGGTGTGATTAGTAAAGCTAGTTTCGTTGGGAGACTTCATTCACGATTTTAACCGCTCATAAGTTGCAGGGATGTACTTTCTCCACCAGAAGAATTTcagattcaaaaattcaatcCACTCAATCAAAAATCTTCTATTCGAATCCTTCGAGGGTCACATTAAAATTGAGATTTTATGAAAACGAACGGTCAAGAAATGGGCAttaagaaaagaaaaactcgGACAACCGCGTATTCAGAAGGCTATCTCTTTTACCATTCAGAACCATTACGGATACTAAAGGAGGCGAGGGTGAGAGATGTCAGATTCGTTTACAACACAATCTTTCGGGTCTCCTAGAGATTACGCCGAACAGCTTTTGAACCTACTCAGCAAGACAACTGATAAGACTGCTCTTGTAACGCTTCATCGCACCTTGTCGACGGCCGAAAACAGCGTTTTCGAGGATTGTTTGATCGCCAGACCCGAGAGATgggcttttgtttttacGGCTGTGGAAAAGCTGCCCAAGGATGAGGAGGTGATAAAGGCTGCGGATTTCATTGTGAGAAAAGGTGCGTCAATCTTGACAAGCAAAGCCGAGCAAAATGGGAGCTTGAAACACTTTTGTGCTGCTGTGAACTCTAATTTTATAATTAACACCGTGTTGACGCAGTTTATGTGGCCTCACTGTGACGCACAACTCGAAATTGAAGTTATATCAACAGTGGGCTCATTTTTGGAATGCCTTTTACTCTTGGACCAGTACGAGCCCCAGTTGACAAGTGCCATGTTATGTGACACATGTCTGGCTTTGAGGACCGGCGGTTTTTTTACCCTTCTTACTGCCGTTTTAGAAACTGGACCTCAACATGATAACAAAGTCGAGCATATGGCGCACAGAACCGCCTTAAAACTCGTAGAAGTGGACCAGGAAATGTATGGTCGTGGAATCGATAAGCTACCTAGCCACTTGATGAGAAAGATGCTTGATTTATTGAGCAAACAGTTTAAGGTTAATGAGTGGGATAATGAAAACAGTTTTCCTTCTGTGGACGAGGGAGGCAAGCAAATTTCCGAGCTTTCCTTGTTAAACGCAATAGACCTAATTACCTTTGCGACGGATAGCAATCTATCTTTTAGGAAGAAATTCCTGGAGcgccttctttttgaggaTGATGCATTCCCCATTGTTAAAGCATTATCGTGGCTGTCAGACCAACTAACTCACTGTTTTAGCAGCAGTTTTCGTGCTGAAGAACCAACGGTTTTCATTCTGCAATGCTTTTTGAATAAGGATATTCTCATATTTAGCCTCGTGGACAAGCTCATGGAGCTCTGGATCGAATCTAATGCACAGAGTTTCGATGACCTCAGGtcagttcttgaaacttttAAGGTTgccttttttcaaagggACTCGTTTCTCGGCGCTAAAGAACCAGACGTTGGGGCGTGCCTGGTAAACATTCGTTCGCTGACGTATGAAGACCTTAGAAAATTGCAATTGAAGCAAATAAGAGCTTCACACTACAAGAAATGGGAAAAACAAATTTCTCAGTTCGATTCTATGCTTTCCAATCAGGTTCTCGAATACGTCCGTCACCAGCGCCTTTTACAGCTGCAGAAGGGAGCTTGGGTCTACAGCGAGAATCCACTTGATAACAATGTTAAACAGCCAAAGGTCtattttttggttttatGCGATAACCAAATGAACCTTTTGGCTAGAGAATTCAGGATCCGAAGCGAAGAGAATCCCTCAGTCCAAGGAAATGAAATAATAAGCTCCAGCGACACCCCTGCATCAAAATCCAAGACTATTGTCATTCCTCTGCGGCGTATTAACAAATTCCAGCACTGGAGAGTTCAGtcagaaaacaaagtgcCAGAGAATGCAAAACTGATAAATATCTTGAACAAAGCGGTTTACACAGAAATCCATCTGCTGGATAAGGATGCAGCCAAGCTTCTGCGCTTTTTC contains:
- the COX16 gene encoding Cox16p (highly similar to uniprot|P47081 Saccharomyces cerevisiae YJL003W COX16 Mitochondrial inner membrane protein required for assembly of cytochrome c oxidase), with product MSFGDRKFRSRRQQLAYEASIAGKYQARMKKNPFLYFGLPFCSIIVLGSYWLSGFTAVRYEQKDRKIQEMSEDDLVKMKANKRQFDIKEEYYRLQGLGEQDWEPVRVPRMKGESENVW
- the SPO75 gene encoding Spo75p (some similarities with uniprot|Q07798 Saccharomyces cerevisiae YLL005C SPO75 Meiosis-specific protein of unknown function required for spore wall formation during sporulation dispensable for both nuclear divisions during meiosis); this translates as MPKCCLYSLLPVSAKMASMLGSNQNTPKPEFAKCIQPIIETDYMTTAISMDFNTASFRSENRHYSITESILTTFLNTTRAGSAQKHTGMSFDALISSLVVSIVYCGLQTLLFTMLRGKLKTLYQTRNFQLSEANEMRSLQENGPLGWVKSAWKTPLNEYKRANGLDSFFFLRFMKAFGLFFLSLSVINIPVLIPIHYCSGAKVLRQRCKIDSLQAFNETEARLTSHFLEIEDSLKAQGLDKLSISNVSLQHADRLIFHFILAAFVVLWFHALLIKELKFFIAERNKALSNNEVPGSFYQSVLFLDNIPRDMFLNRAQLPKLFRFADSNDIQLTFLPTNYQRLKKYYQKDKKIIDKLEHLQLKLIVLQSNQCGTQKALPPNERAVSGFATDVSDKYAVRTNKLGRKAESAQQCYGPERSKKIYNNGTARKIRKEKVSRYGCARWASKLRLSSHNLNITIKHISKQKSHIKINTRWLRALGIPSSFNIIKFRLNKDQARESLMKALEKLATELIQNREKWKELSEKPTPFVADGDQKQEEHPKKLFITFKSSRTAHLFAQVLISDKFKELNNVIIGPNPIDMIWSNVIQSSRWLKVVRIIFADLIAVLVILGWVLPVAFVGLISQVPNMKILVPFFTWLDSDNAFFSSVLSSLVPILFLIFLIDIVPFIFRWLSILKVNRTGAEIELDVQRWLFVFFFVHIFLVVTVSSGISVIFEKLINNPTSLPDLLAANLPKSSNFFYSFIFIRGLAYFGGNLLQVKELLFELFYYRWCIRTPRKVRKRMEVVSENMWGSVYPLFSTIASIGIVYSVIAPLVLIFATVTFLIVQFSFKCRLNHQQHSRGKSETFGKLYPQALMQSYAGIYCLEICMIGLFALSNRYVLVICMALVFIFTILAHFKISKFYDKYINFLPLKEDEESLLTEHPRKDLFPFFVKEKCLWIPQDSSGASNDQCHLMNEKFDIFCRNEGCFFDGATGSLNFL
- the MMM1 gene encoding ERMES complex subunit MMM1 (similar to uniprot|P41800 Saccharomyces cerevisiae YLL006W MMM1 Mitochondrial outer membrane protein required for normal mitochondrial morphology and mtDNA stability involved in tethering mitochondria to the actin cytoskeleton and in anchoring mtDNA nucleoids); translated protein: MKSPNETSFTNHTLENASTFGADLSIESNESLVSLDEYLSNTLPLHLQQLFLENLQKRQQGILESASDSIIEAVRDSSQQKFQNGLHLSLDSGVGSKGSVFSAWSFAQGLVIGQLSVIVVLIFFIKFFIFSEGPIKTEGPKGGKSGPKRDSAYVSPLLSTSTSHFLSSIIKRGESDGADSSENTDTDRKFSQINTILEKTYYNVETHSPETLDWFNVLIGQTIQQFREEALQKDNIVHSLNNFIARKSGELPQYLDTIKITELDIGEDFPILSNCRIQYSPNSNKQRLEAKIDIDLSDRLALGIETKLLVNYPKPFTAALPIQLTVSIVRFQACLTVSLTTAEEFVPTSENEASYGSENGGYFLMFSFSPEYRMEFDVKSLIGARSKLQDIPKIGSLIESQIKKWFVERCVEPRFQFIKLPSLWPRSKNTREEKTENDDISMKSTDL